The following are encoded together in the Novipirellula artificiosorum genome:
- a CDS encoding FecR family protein — protein sequence MSAEQRDLELVNDYCSGSLTDADFLELEGRLRESSQIRQLLVEYRSLETALPSALPAGTIQPAESSVSVKDGVIRRLRIEVVALAAAIVMLSTGVFFLWPERSVLNSGDSDRIAVVTQSVGAYRETGIALEPGESIEAGHLTLQRGVVRLDFASGATIAVEGPAKIEVVDEMRVVLLRGVVTATIPESAVGFAVATDTAHIVDLGTAFGVSVGDDGTTNVCVFDGEVSVTRKGATASQPALVREGQAVRASKQSPTVDSTDYEVAPFEGAWPVNSGVLQTTGSIRFVSPGPDFHSGNYKDNEHIVVFPERSGVVLKEVIRVDLEDPGEYARSRYREKRTLPVGRRVTSYLLQFDAIPSEQFPNQKRSIRGQITFAQPIVGVITETRLLRESEAIFGNPDVNYPTPRAVEPRPAGDERPGFDSVILAADQRTLILDLNVAPQKLDQLRVLVESE from the coding sequence ATGAGCGCCGAGCAACGTGATCTTGAGCTTGTGAACGACTACTGCTCGGGGAGCCTGACCGACGCGGACTTCCTTGAACTGGAAGGCCGGCTACGTGAGAGCAGTCAAATACGCCAGCTCCTGGTCGAGTATCGCTCCCTCGAGACGGCTCTTCCCTCGGCGCTTCCTGCGGGCACGATTCAACCGGCCGAGTCCAGCGTGAGTGTCAAGGACGGCGTCATTCGACGGCTGCGGATTGAAGTTGTGGCACTGGCCGCGGCGATTGTGATGCTCTCTACCGGAGTCTTCTTCCTGTGGCCGGAGAGGTCGGTTCTGAATTCAGGCGATTCCGACCGGATCGCTGTTGTGACACAATCCGTGGGCGCGTACCGCGAAACGGGGATTGCCCTTGAGCCGGGTGAAAGTATCGAGGCTGGCCACCTGACTCTCCAGCGTGGCGTTGTTCGGCTGGACTTTGCCAGTGGAGCGACGATCGCGGTTGAAGGTCCAGCAAAGATCGAAGTCGTCGATGAAATGCGGGTCGTTCTGCTGCGTGGAGTTGTCACGGCGACAATCCCGGAATCTGCGGTTGGCTTTGCGGTGGCTACGGACACGGCGCATATTGTCGATCTTGGAACGGCTTTTGGAGTTTCGGTGGGAGACGATGGAACAACCAATGTGTGCGTGTTTGACGGCGAAGTCTCGGTAACTAGAAAAGGCGCGACGGCAAGCCAGCCGGCACTCGTCCGCGAAGGGCAGGCGGTCCGTGCGTCGAAGCAATCGCCAACAGTTGATTCGACGGACTACGAGGTCGCGCCTTTTGAAGGCGCATGGCCCGTCAATTCCGGTGTTTTGCAGACAACAGGTTCCATTCGTTTTGTTTCCCCGGGGCCCGACTTTCATTCTGGCAACTATAAAGACAACGAGCACATCGTGGTGTTCCCGGAGCGCAGCGGTGTCGTTCTGAAAGAAGTGATCCGCGTGGACCTGGAAGATCCCGGAGAATACGCGAGGTCGCGGTATCGGGAAAAACGCACGCTCCCGGTCGGGCGGCGAGTCACGAGTTACCTGTTGCAGTTCGACGCGATCCCCTCCGAACAATTCCCCAACCAGAAGCGAAGCATTCGCGGTCAGATTACATTCGCCCAACCCATTGTTGGTGTGATTACCGAGACACGATTGCTGAGAGAATCAGAGGCCATCTTCGGAAATCCGGACGTGAACTACCCGACCCCACGGGCGGTCGAGCCCCGACCGGCAGGAGATGAGCGTCCGGGATTCGACAGTGTGATTCTTGCCGCCGACCAGCGCACGTTGATTCTCGATTTGAACGTGGCGCCGCAGAAGCTTGATCAATTGCGCGTGCTTGTTGAATCCGAGTAA
- a CDS encoding sigma-70 family RNA polymerase sigma factor, translating into MDENHETPFEHEAFLRLFTRYEGNLRAFVASLLPAWEGVDEVMQESSIVLWRKFAQFDQSAEAGFLDWAFMIARYEVLKYRRRQATDRLRFSEDVFDLLVNTAESVTVTQDQRLRLLRECVANLEPAQLQLVKAVYEDGAAIKDVAEQIGRSPTGLYKALARIRNRLANCVQAKLGVTAAEGLI; encoded by the coding sequence ATGGACGAAAACCACGAAACTCCCTTCGAACACGAGGCTTTCCTCAGGCTGTTTACCCGATATGAGGGGAATCTGCGCGCATTCGTGGCCTCTCTGCTGCCGGCTTGGGAAGGCGTGGATGAGGTGATGCAGGAATCGAGCATTGTCCTCTGGCGGAAGTTTGCGCAGTTTGACCAGAGTGCTGAGGCCGGATTCCTTGATTGGGCGTTCATGATTGCCCGCTATGAAGTTCTGAAGTATCGACGACGGCAAGCGACGGATCGACTGCGGTTCAGCGAAGACGTTTTTGATTTGCTGGTCAACACGGCGGAAAGTGTCACCGTCACTCAGGATCAGCGGCTGCGGCTGCTCCGAGAGTGTGTGGCGAATCTTGAACCGGCACAGTTGCAGCTTGTGAAGGCCGTCTATGAGGACGGGGCTGCAATCAAAGACGTTGCGGAACAGATCGGAAGATCTCCGACCGGCCTGTACAAGGCGCTGGCCCGCATTCGGAACCGGCTTGCCAATTGCGTTCAGGCGAAGCTTGGCGTCACCGCTGCGGAGGGTCTGATATGA
- a CDS encoding DUF4150 domain-containing protein, protein MPTTVHNTTGFVHKGSGGMSLVFPDVCKTPTPGGPVPIPYPNLGKASDAMGTTTVKADGKTIMVKGKKYVLSSLDEPGSVGGVISNTVKGPCEFLTYSFNVMVEGKNLCRMSDVLWHNKKNICG, encoded by the coding sequence ATGCCGACCACCGTCCACAACACGACCGGTTTTGTTCACAAAGGGAGCGGAGGAATGAGCTTGGTCTTTCCGGATGTTTGCAAGACACCCACGCCGGGCGGTCCCGTTCCCATTCCTTATCCCAACCTCGGGAAGGCCTCGGACGCAATGGGGACGACGACCGTAAAAGCCGATGGCAAGACGATCATGGTCAAAGGAAAGAAATACGTACTCAGTTCATTGGATGAACCGGGTTCGGTCGGCGGCGTCATTAGCAATACCGTGAAAGGCCCCTGTGAGTTTCTGACCTATTCGTTCAATGTGATGGTCGAAGGGAAAAATCTATGTCGCATGAGTGACGTTTTATGGCACAACAAGAAAAACATTTGCGGATAA
- a CDS encoding discoidin domain-containing protein has protein sequence MQLHTQPGPRHEATDCLGPGERFSRPRRQFLLFAVVIFMSTVTGYAAENATARSEERPTSSEGPHCVIQVAPAATDIERLAATELAGYLKQLYPGTGFEVQTDGAADILVGTPLSMPRLNELLGSRTPEAPEGYLVTHATVDGRPTGILCGTDPAGVLYGAYGLLRDLGVGYLLNGDTLPEPTTKPFPLSNWNLSDRPLVPTRVVFNWHNFLSGCSTWDVEQWQQWITQSQKMGYNTVMVHAYGNNPMAGFKFEGVQKPVGYLSSTQVGRDWSTNHVNDVRRLDGGEVFDTAVFGCDAAVNGTNLQRTQAAQALMAEAFATAEARAVDLFFAVDVDTTSANPQAMIEHLPKHARFEIGVKEAAWMGQASGKMWLVNPETPEGYGFYRAQVQQLLDAYPQIDSLVVWHRKSSTPWMEFALESMPKAWQEEFAAEVAKTPDAMDFYHSHHLFAQAKIVIAFQRAVTELGHDDVKIAFGSWDFDFLPAAHRFMPSDVALIPLDWMVLKDASVFDTHERRLAVAKVAATRPVIPIAWAHHDDGNYVGRPYTPIPNFHDCLTEMKCQTAGFGIIHWTTKPLDLYFQSLINQVWRSSENESLERTCRQMAQQFVGDEQTEPFAAYLQDWVTTMPKIGRETSDFFIDHELKDLPGTEAAQRRRLKLLNAIDRSELDATGNAWVDYFTGLEKFILDIYRTENAFHLAKNQHLAGQIDAARTTMATCQPEEVIERFANFSQHGGLTRGEKGLIVSMNTRWLPHYVRFRQMLATEPVRYNFAPTSHDLLAQSRGVFTFHFDDQGDMWQCLGSEETDAKTFAIDAVRTQRDTAKADAITEAICRTGIESDKPIELTLQPILPRGGRSGLTSEKLAAGEYLLMLMTIEPDEAAGVGDHVVDLRVEVAQQGASSRYQLAPTRAKHLRLQCRGSDKSQWNSIHEIRCEALDRSGPVTASGQNPHYAPENTVDGKNDTRWAVEGSDHWIQLTLDPKRSFDRLEIDWYDGASRLYDFDILCSDDGETWQTVSHGADSQPQGLLALDRIDVVDAAGGSNKALTLSYPVKLINPSTLRLTLTPVSGKVRICGAILTPLNELTFPRVRRSRKFPSE, from the coding sequence ATGCAATTGCACACACAACCGGGCCCTCGGCATGAAGCGACCGATTGCCTTGGACCGGGCGAGCGGTTCTCACGGCCACGGCGCCAGTTCTTGCTCTTTGCCGTAGTAATCTTCATGTCCACCGTCACGGGTTATGCCGCCGAGAACGCCACCGCTCGATCTGAAGAACGCCCGACGTCGAGCGAAGGACCCCACTGCGTGATCCAGGTCGCACCGGCCGCCACAGACATTGAGCGTTTGGCGGCTACCGAACTGGCGGGCTACTTGAAACAACTCTACCCCGGCACGGGGTTTGAGGTGCAGACCGATGGAGCAGCCGACATCCTGGTGGGAACGCCACTTTCGATGCCCCGCTTGAACGAGCTTCTGGGGAGTCGAACGCCGGAGGCCCCCGAAGGCTATCTGGTCACGCACGCAACGGTCGACGGACGACCAACCGGTATCCTCTGCGGCACCGATCCGGCGGGGGTCCTGTACGGTGCCTATGGACTGCTTCGAGATCTCGGAGTGGGCTACCTACTCAATGGTGACACACTGCCCGAACCGACGACGAAGCCATTCCCGCTCTCCAATTGGAATCTCAGTGACCGGCCACTGGTACCCACACGCGTGGTCTTCAACTGGCACAACTTTCTGAGTGGCTGCTCGACATGGGACGTCGAGCAGTGGCAGCAGTGGATCACCCAATCGCAGAAGATGGGTTACAACACGGTGATGGTCCATGCCTATGGAAACAACCCCATGGCAGGGTTCAAGTTTGAAGGCGTGCAGAAACCGGTGGGCTACCTCAGCTCCACGCAAGTTGGACGCGATTGGTCGACGAACCATGTCAATGATGTCCGCCGACTCGATGGCGGGGAAGTCTTCGACACGGCAGTGTTCGGATGCGACGCCGCCGTGAATGGAACGAATCTGCAGCGTACCCAAGCCGCGCAAGCATTGATGGCCGAGGCCTTTGCAACCGCCGAAGCCCGTGCCGTGGACCTCTTTTTTGCAGTCGATGTCGACACCACGTCGGCTAACCCTCAAGCAATGATCGAGCATTTGCCGAAACATGCACGGTTTGAGATCGGTGTGAAAGAAGCCGCCTGGATGGGCCAAGCCTCAGGCAAAATGTGGTTGGTGAACCCAGAGACGCCCGAAGGCTATGGGTTCTATCGAGCCCAGGTGCAGCAGTTGCTCGACGCCTATCCACAGATCGACAGCCTCGTGGTGTGGCATCGCAAAAGCTCAACGCCGTGGATGGAGTTCGCGCTCGAGAGCATGCCCAAGGCTTGGCAGGAAGAATTCGCGGCAGAGGTTGCTAAGACGCCAGACGCCATGGACTTTTATCACTCGCATCATCTGTTCGCACAGGCCAAGATCGTTATAGCCTTCCAGCGAGCGGTGACGGAATTGGGTCACGATGACGTAAAGATCGCATTCGGTTCCTGGGACTTCGACTTCCTGCCGGCTGCCCATCGGTTCATGCCCAGTGATGTGGCCTTGATTCCGTTGGATTGGATGGTCTTGAAAGATGCGTCCGTGTTCGACACCCACGAGCGGCGTTTGGCGGTGGCGAAAGTCGCTGCGACACGGCCTGTCATTCCGATTGCTTGGGCGCATCACGACGATGGCAACTACGTCGGCCGACCCTACACGCCAATCCCCAACTTCCACGACTGTCTGACAGAGATGAAGTGTCAGACAGCGGGCTTTGGGATCATCCATTGGACGACCAAGCCACTGGACCTTTACTTCCAAAGCCTGATCAATCAGGTGTGGCGGTCAAGCGAGAATGAATCGCTGGAAAGGACATGTCGCCAGATGGCCCAGCAGTTCGTTGGCGATGAACAAACGGAACCGTTTGCCGCGTATCTTCAGGACTGGGTGACGACCATGCCAAAGATCGGACGTGAGACGAGCGACTTCTTCATCGACCACGAACTGAAAGACCTGCCGGGCACCGAAGCCGCCCAGCGGCGGAGACTCAAGTTGCTCAACGCGATCGATCGGTCCGAGCTCGACGCGACTGGCAATGCATGGGTCGACTACTTCACGGGTTTGGAGAAATTCATTCTCGATATTTACCGGACGGAAAACGCATTCCATCTTGCCAAGAACCAGCATCTCGCCGGCCAGATCGACGCGGCTCGAACCACCATGGCGACTTGCCAACCCGAGGAAGTGATTGAGCGATTCGCCAACTTCTCTCAGCATGGCGGGCTAACGCGAGGCGAAAAGGGGCTGATCGTCTCAATGAATACGCGGTGGCTGCCGCACTATGTACGTTTTCGGCAAATGCTTGCTACCGAGCCAGTCCGTTACAATTTCGCCCCCACCTCGCACGACCTGCTCGCCCAGAGCCGAGGCGTCTTCACGTTCCACTTCGACGACCAAGGGGACATGTGGCAATGTCTGGGATCCGAGGAAACCGATGCCAAAACGTTCGCCATCGATGCGGTCCGCACACAACGTGACACTGCGAAAGCAGACGCGATCACCGAAGCGATCTGCCGCACAGGAATCGAGTCGGATAAGCCAATCGAGCTGACTCTGCAGCCGATCCTACCCAGGGGAGGTCGCAGTGGATTGACGTCGGAGAAGCTCGCCGCGGGCGAATACCTTCTCATGCTGATGACCATCGAGCCAGACGAAGCAGCAGGGGTGGGCGATCATGTCGTTGATCTACGAGTCGAGGTCGCCCAGCAAGGGGCGTCCAGCCGCTATCAACTTGCACCGACTCGTGCAAAACACCTCCGTTTGCAGTGCCGCGGCAGCGACAAGAGCCAGTGGAATTCGATTCACGAAATACGGTGCGAAGCTCTGGATCGAAGCGGCCCCGTCACGGCAAGCGGCCAAAATCCCCATTATGCACCGGAAAACACCGTTGATGGCAAAAACGATACTCGATGGGCTGTCGAGGGATCCGATCATTGGATCCAGTTGACGCTCGACCCGAAACGTTCTTTCGATCGCTTAGAGATTGACTGGTACGACGGAGCATCGCGGCTGTACGATTTCGACATTCTATGTTCTGACGATGGCGAGACTTGGCAGACCGTGTCGCACGGAGCAGATTCTCAACCACAGGGCTTGCTCGCTCTGGATCGAATCGACGTCGTTGATGCCGCAGGTGGATCGAACAAAGCTCTCACGTTGTCGTATCCAGTAAAACTAATCAACCCGTCCACGTTGCGTCTGACGCTCACACCGGTCAGCGGAAAGGTACGGATCTGTGGGGCGATCCTGACTCCGTTGAACGAGTTGACTTTTCCTCGCGTGAGGCGATCGAGGAAATTTCCAAGCGAGTGA
- a CDS encoding AHH domain-containing protein, with amino-acid sequence MTQLGETVAFGMIGDDEIECTFSHDKKGKVSNKLSKNATTLGSRMESGTSTRLWKQDGDDYSEATNKEAALEQIKVKECDDRNGVDVRLDGGETINLPFSVAAHHLIPTKASFTKSSVMKYVSASASGSKIESDIGYDVNGSENGLWLPTHHGLSSEMGSKGSRKLPGESKKVSYGSVSKEGGGQVASFVTLYTSAVMEQTKRQFHDGHPNYSSFVTGCLNKVAAAIAKASENCQKCNESDGDKSPAPYMLVRRLNGVSQRLVTYLVGDPSGWRPPLFTSPHAELYCVNEIAFRKAMAGRS; translated from the coding sequence ATGACACAACTGGGTGAAACCGTCGCCTTCGGCATGATCGGCGACGATGAAATTGAATGCACCTTTTCGCACGACAAAAAGGGAAAGGTCAGCAACAAGCTTTCAAAGAATGCAACCACCCTGGGGAGTCGTATGGAGTCGGGGACAAGCACGAGACTTTGGAAACAAGACGGCGATGATTACAGCGAAGCGACCAACAAGGAAGCCGCTTTAGAACAAATCAAAGTCAAAGAATGCGACGATCGCAACGGAGTGGATGTTCGTTTGGACGGCGGCGAGACCATCAACTTGCCGTTCTCGGTTGCCGCCCACCATTTGATTCCGACGAAAGCTTCCTTCACGAAAAGCAGCGTCATGAAATATGTTTCTGCTTCGGCAAGCGGAAGCAAAATCGAAAGTGATATCGGTTATGATGTCAACGGTTCCGAAAATGGGTTGTGGTTGCCGACACATCACGGGTTGTCCAGTGAAATGGGCAGCAAAGGTAGTCGCAAGCTACCTGGCGAAAGCAAAAAAGTTAGCTATGGCTCCGTTTCCAAAGAGGGAGGCGGCCAAGTGGCGAGTTTTGTGACACTCTACACGAGTGCCGTGATGGAGCAAACGAAGCGCCAATTTCATGACGGACATCCCAACTACAGCAGTTTCGTTACCGGATGCCTCAATAAGGTGGCGGCGGCGATTGCCAAAGCATCGGAGAATTGCCAGAAATGCAATGAGTCCGATGGTGACAAGTCCCCAGCCCCCTACATGCTGGTGCGTCGACTCAACGGAGTCTCCCAACGACTCGTCACTTATCTGGTGGGCGACCCCAGCGGTTGGAGGCCTCCCTTATTTACTTCGCCCCATGCAGAACTCTACTGCGTCAATGAGATCGCCTTTCGCAAGGCGATGGCAGGCCGATCATGA
- a CDS encoding type VI secretion system Vgr family protein, with protein MAMKQANRRLHLDTVLGEDVLLLTEFSGSEEMSRLFRYELELISDDPGIKPQDIVGTPIGWSAERGDNSRRHWHGFVSGLARGDVDDQKRRNYRVEVVPWLWFLTQTSDCKIFQEMNLPAIIDEVLGEFSFADFNTNFQLDHKDWEYCVQYRETDFNFLSRLMEQEGMCYYFKHSEGAHQMVITDHKNGYYALPESKVDFPRETSAMAITDHLTSWQRQYQFHSGKYAQRDYNFTTPSNDLATDTGTIVDLPKITDFELYDYPGEYPDKGVGGGETKLRMEAEETRHEIVNGSSQCRTFQVGGTFAVGQHRDSSEQGQEVMITSIHHAGSEPMGYETGRGDKGFDYRNGFACIPSSRVYRPARSTPKPIISGIQTAVVTGPSGEEIYPDEFGRVKCQFHWDRYGEKDDKSSCWIRVSQVHAGASFGGIDIPRMGEEVVVSFLEGDPDRPLITGRVYHADNMPPWELPANKTQSGYLSRSSQDGGKDNANALRFEDKKGEEQVWLHAEKNQDIEVENDETHWVGRDRSKTIDRDEDSTIKRDRTEKVGRHERIAVGKNRTEEVGSNENVTIGNNRTVSVAKDESLGVGKDQSLEVAENQTITVGDNQELTIAKNQTIQIGANREVTVQDENNVTVGKTMLLDVANELEIRVGKSSLIMKKNGTIMLKGKDITLQGSGKINIKSAGNMTLKGSKIAQN; from the coding sequence ATGGCGATGAAACAAGCGAACCGCCGATTGCATCTCGATACCGTTTTGGGCGAGGACGTATTGCTACTGACCGAGTTTTCAGGCAGTGAAGAGATGAGTCGGCTGTTCCGCTACGAGTTGGAATTGATTAGCGATGATCCCGGCATTAAACCACAAGACATCGTCGGCACACCGATTGGATGGAGTGCCGAGCGCGGTGACAACTCGCGTCGGCATTGGCATGGCTTCGTCAGCGGATTGGCTCGCGGTGACGTCGACGACCAAAAGAGACGAAACTACCGTGTCGAAGTCGTTCCCTGGTTATGGTTTCTGACACAAACCAGCGACTGCAAGATTTTTCAAGAGATGAACTTGCCGGCCATCATCGACGAGGTCTTGGGCGAATTTTCGTTCGCCGACTTCAACACCAATTTCCAACTCGACCACAAGGACTGGGAGTATTGTGTTCAGTACCGCGAGACCGACTTTAATTTCCTCTCGCGTTTGATGGAACAAGAAGGGATGTGCTATTACTTTAAGCACTCCGAAGGCGCGCACCAGATGGTGATCACCGACCATAAGAACGGCTACTACGCATTGCCTGAGTCGAAGGTCGACTTTCCTCGCGAGACCAGCGCGATGGCGATCACGGACCACCTAACCAGTTGGCAGCGTCAGTACCAATTTCATTCTGGAAAATACGCGCAACGCGACTACAACTTCACGACACCCAGCAACGATCTGGCTACCGACACCGGTACGATCGTCGACTTGCCGAAGATCACCGACTTCGAACTCTACGATTACCCCGGCGAATATCCTGATAAAGGCGTCGGAGGCGGTGAAACCAAGCTACGAATGGAAGCCGAAGAGACGCGTCACGAGATCGTCAACGGCAGTAGCCAATGTCGCACCTTTCAAGTGGGCGGTACCTTCGCGGTCGGCCAACATCGCGACTCGTCTGAGCAAGGCCAAGAAGTGATGATCACTTCGATCCATCACGCCGGCAGCGAGCCGATGGGCTATGAAACCGGTCGCGGTGACAAGGGCTTTGATTATCGAAATGGTTTTGCCTGCATTCCTTCATCGCGAGTTTATCGCCCCGCTCGTTCGACGCCGAAACCGATCATCAGCGGAATCCAAACCGCGGTGGTGACGGGTCCGTCCGGCGAAGAGATTTACCCCGACGAGTTCGGCCGAGTGAAATGTCAATTCCACTGGGATCGCTACGGAGAAAAGGACGACAAGAGCAGTTGCTGGATCCGAGTCTCGCAGGTCCATGCGGGTGCGTCGTTCGGCGGCATCGACATTCCGCGGATGGGCGAAGAGGTGGTCGTCAGTTTCTTAGAAGGCGACCCTGACCGCCCGCTGATCACCGGTCGTGTCTATCATGCCGACAACATGCCCCCCTGGGAATTGCCGGCAAACAAAACCCAAAGCGGTTATCTGTCGCGCAGCAGCCAAGACGGGGGCAAGGACAATGCCAACGCGCTGCGGTTCGAGGACAAAAAAGGGGAAGAGCAAGTTTGGCTGCACGCCGAAAAGAACCAAGACATCGAAGTCGAAAACGATGAAACGCATTGGGTTGGACGAGACCGTAGCAAAACGATCGATCGCGATGAGGATTCGACGATCAAGCGAGACCGAACGGAGAAGGTCGGACGCCACGAGCGGATTGCGGTCGGCAAAAACCGAACCGAAGAGGTGGGAAGTAACGAGAACGTTACCATTGGCAACAATCGAACGGTCTCGGTCGCAAAGGATGAGTCACTTGGCGTCGGCAAGGACCAAAGCCTCGAAGTGGCCGAAAACCAGACGATCACGGTTGGGGACAATCAAGAGCTGACCATCGCAAAGAACCAAACAATCCAAATTGGTGCCAATCGAGAGGTGACCGTTCAAGATGAGAATAATGTCACGGTTGGGAAAACGATGTTGCTTGACGTCGCGAATGAACTTGAAATTCGGGTTGGTAAATCAAGTCTGATCATGAAGAAGAATGGGACAATCATGTTGAAGGGTAAGGACATCACCTTGCAGGGATCAGGAAAAATAAACATCAAGTCCGCTGGAAACATGACGCTAAAGGGAAGCAAGATCGCACAGAACTAA
- a CDS encoding DUF2169 family type VI secretion system accessory protein gives MLQIKNHTPFQPQLAVFANPAGVESVYVAVKAVFNVVGHAVRLADEQPELVVGDQYDGDPTQTSIKAAGEVTLCKPSTDVLIHGHAYAPGGRARESRIAIQVGSIEQSIDVIGDRVWDRRRVGPPQDFDRIPLVYERCYGGVLRRQDRDKPWPSVPSNPVGVGLSEEPGSAMPNFENPNHRLRRPGTSGKTVGFGPISPSWQPRLGYCGTYDEAYLKSRAPYLPTDFDERFFQCAVPELIPETYAVGGESVRLAGVTPNQSWAFDLPRIDLETISLFRGEESPISINLDTLTLYPDQQQFSMIYRGLMVVDKHLTDLARVDIVSRQFGLRQSVHSVAPDKHRDPIGVHG, from the coding sequence ATGCTACAGATCAAAAACCATACCCCTTTTCAACCACAACTTGCCGTGTTTGCCAATCCGGCGGGCGTCGAAAGCGTTTATGTAGCGGTCAAAGCAGTATTCAATGTCGTCGGTCACGCGGTTCGCTTGGCGGACGAGCAACCCGAGCTGGTTGTTGGCGACCAATACGATGGCGATCCAACGCAAACGAGCATCAAAGCGGCGGGCGAAGTCACGCTCTGCAAACCCTCCACCGACGTACTCATCCATGGTCATGCGTATGCGCCCGGCGGACGTGCACGAGAATCTCGGATCGCAATTCAAGTCGGCTCGATTGAGCAGTCGATTGATGTCATCGGTGATCGCGTTTGGGATCGTCGCCGAGTCGGTCCGCCTCAGGACTTTGATCGAATTCCTTTGGTTTATGAGCGTTGTTATGGTGGAGTTTTGCGACGTCAAGACAGGGATAAGCCGTGGCCGTCGGTGCCGAGCAATCCAGTCGGAGTTGGACTGAGCGAAGAGCCAGGCTCTGCGATGCCAAACTTCGAGAATCCGAATCATCGACTACGCAGACCAGGAACTTCGGGAAAGACCGTCGGTTTCGGGCCGATTTCGCCAAGTTGGCAACCTCGACTTGGCTATTGCGGAACCTATGACGAGGCCTACTTAAAAAGTCGTGCGCCCTACTTGCCAACCGATTTCGACGAGCGTTTCTTCCAGTGCGCCGTGCCCGAATTGATTCCGGAAACCTACGCCGTCGGTGGCGAGTCGGTGCGGCTTGCCGGCGTAACACCGAACCAGTCATGGGCCTTTGATTTACCTCGAATCGACCTCGAAACCATCTCCCTGTTCCGAGGCGAGGAGTCTCCGATCTCAATCAATCTGGACACCTTGACGCTGTATCCCGATCAGCAACAGTTTTCCATGATCTACCGAGGCTTGATGGTTGTCGACAAACACTTGACCGACCTGGCACGAGTTGACATTGTGTCACGCCAATTTGGTTTGCGGCAATCGGTTCATTCCGTTGCACCCGATAAACATCGCGATCCGATTGGGGTACACGGATGA
- a CDS encoding beta-ketoacyl synthase N-terminal-like domain-containing protein, producing MSDRIVIADVEVISPIGFTGAETAASAAARIARLQESGVLDPSGKAITVASVPEEGLPDLREDPVLQSFATMPSRLIRLADRPLRSLAERLQEKRAAASSLAPDPAAFFLALPEPQLAGDVDSAMLLEGLGRQLHDAEPSPSARPLGIAIATGQTIAEGRSAGIAACIAAASAVANGKATFAIAGGVDSQLGIERLFELCKQNRVRSDRQPDGLTPGEGAGFVLLTHHSTCQQLGYEPLAVFGGGAQGFEPGHFGSDDPYLGDGLAQTITATLESAKDRPPIGCVYSSFNGERYWARELGVSIIRNQDSFAQDHLMEHPAECFGDLGAAHGAVMVALAALAIGSGKCSTPTLVYGSSDFGSRASVVIQSLP from the coding sequence ATGAGTGACCGAATTGTGATCGCGGATGTGGAAGTGATTTCGCCGATTGGCTTCACGGGTGCGGAAACAGCAGCATCCGCAGCGGCGAGGATCGCGAGACTGCAAGAAAGTGGCGTGCTCGATCCGAGTGGAAAAGCGATCACCGTGGCGAGTGTCCCGGAGGAAGGTTTGCCGGATCTTCGAGAGGATCCTGTTCTGCAATCCTTCGCCACGATGCCTTCGCGTTTAATACGTTTGGCTGATCGCCCGCTCCGTTCCCTCGCCGAGCGACTTCAAGAAAAAAGAGCGGCGGCTTCCTCGCTTGCCCCCGATCCTGCCGCGTTTTTCCTTGCCCTTCCCGAACCACAACTGGCCGGCGACGTGGATTCCGCCATGCTACTCGAGGGCTTAGGTCGGCAACTGCACGATGCCGAACCCTCCCCTTCGGCTCGTCCCCTGGGCATCGCGATTGCAACCGGCCAGACAATCGCCGAGGGGCGTTCCGCCGGCATCGCAGCTTGCATCGCAGCTGCTTCCGCCGTTGCCAATGGCAAGGCAACGTTTGCAATCGCCGGCGGTGTCGATAGTCAACTAGGGATCGAAAGGCTGTTCGAATTGTGCAAGCAGAATCGAGTTCGCAGCGATCGACAGCCCGATGGACTCACACCCGGCGAAGGTGCTGGTTTCGTGTTGCTGACCCATCATTCGACCTGTCAACAACTTGGATATGAACCGCTGGCGGTGTTCGGTGGCGGAGCTCAAGGTTTTGAGCCGGGACACTTTGGCAGCGATGATCCGTACCTTGGCGATGGGCTTGCCCAAACCATCACCGCGACCCTTGAAAGCGCGAAGGACAGACCGCCAATCGGGTGCGTCTACTCAAGTTTCAATGGTGAACGCTATTGGGCAAGAGAATTAGGAGTATCCATCATTCGCAACCAAGACTCCTTTGCACAAGACCATTTAATGGAACATCCTGCCGAGTGCTTTGGGGATCTTGGCGCGGCCCACGGTGCGGTCATGGTTGCCTTGGCGGCGCTGGCGATCGGCTCAGGCAAATGCAGCACTCCCACACTTGTTTATGGCTCATCCGATTTTGGTTCCCGCGCTTCGGTTGTGATACAATCACTTCCGTAG